One region of Pyramidobacter sp. YE332 genomic DNA includes:
- the ggt gene encoding gamma-glutamyltransferase — protein MKKLGATLALALVAAAACRAGAAEVKDVYAEHGMVAAAHELAAKAGVEILQKGGNAIDAAVATALALNVVEFNASGIGGGGFMTFYSEKTKDVICLDYREQAPASATKDMFASEQAKKEKWSAYGGKSVGVPGWLKGMTYALENYGTMTFAQVAEPAIRLAEEGFVTDPAQKGFIQDHFETLNQFNEPGTLPFFDEVGLPIEGGTLLKQPALAKTFRLIAEKGIDVFYKGEIGEAICRAVERSGGKMTMEDLASYQMYVRKPVVGTYRGYRIYSVPPASSGGTHVVQLLNIMENYDVKNLGFKSAKKVHVFGEATKMMFADRSKYMADTAYAKVPLAGLQSKEYAKEEAGRITDAIVDKPEAGDPWKYDTAEKTSFLGGMGDERFSTSSFSVADQFGNVVTSTNTINFFMGSSVFVPEYGFLINDEMDDFASNPESVNAPEPGKRPLSCMSPTIVLDPEGRPFMSIGSPGATRIITAVAQCIMNAVDHGMTMDEAIEAARFHNQSGNEMRTENDRYDKALLDTLELMGYKISLQEPLYTGGAQGIMFNWNAKGTDKFLNGGADSRRLGAAVGF, from the coding sequence ATGAAGAAGTTGGGCGCAACGTTGGCATTGGCTCTGGTCGCCGCTGCTGCATGCAGGGCCGGCGCCGCGGAGGTTAAGGATGTTTATGCCGAGCATGGCATGGTGGCTGCGGCGCACGAACTGGCGGCCAAAGCCGGCGTCGAGATCCTGCAGAAGGGCGGCAATGCTATCGACGCGGCGGTCGCCACGGCTCTGGCGCTGAACGTCGTGGAATTCAACGCTTCCGGTATCGGCGGCGGCGGATTTATGACCTTCTATTCGGAAAAGACGAAAGACGTGATCTGCCTCGATTACCGCGAGCAGGCTCCCGCTTCGGCCACCAAGGATATGTTCGCGTCCGAGCAGGCCAAGAAGGAAAAGTGGTCGGCCTACGGCGGCAAGTCCGTCGGCGTGCCCGGCTGGCTGAAGGGCATGACCTACGCGCTCGAGAACTACGGCACCATGACCTTTGCCCAGGTTGCCGAACCCGCCATCCGTCTGGCCGAGGAAGGTTTCGTCACCGACCCGGCCCAGAAGGGATTCATTCAGGACCATTTCGAGACGCTGAACCAGTTCAACGAACCCGGCACGCTGCCTTTCTTCGACGAGGTCGGACTGCCCATCGAGGGCGGCACGCTTCTGAAACAGCCGGCGCTGGCCAAAACGTTCCGCCTGATCGCCGAGAAGGGGATCGACGTGTTCTACAAGGGCGAGATCGGCGAGGCCATTTGCAGGGCCGTGGAGCGTAGCGGCGGCAAGATGACCATGGAGGATCTTGCCAGTTATCAGATGTACGTTCGCAAGCCCGTCGTCGGCACCTATCGGGGCTACCGGATTTATTCCGTGCCTCCCGCGTCGTCCGGCGGCACGCATGTGGTCCAGCTGCTCAACATCATGGAAAACTACGACGTCAAGAACCTGGGATTCAAGTCCGCGAAGAAGGTTCATGTCTTCGGCGAGGCGACGAAGATGATGTTCGCCGACCGCAGCAAGTACATGGCCGACACGGCTTACGCCAAAGTCCCGCTGGCGGGGCTGCAGTCCAAGGAATACGCCAAGGAGGAGGCCGGCAGGATCACCGACGCGATCGTCGACAAGCCGGAAGCGGGCGATCCCTGGAAGTACGACACGGCGGAGAAGACTTCTTTCCTCGGCGGCATGGGAGACGAGCGTTTCTCGACTTCCAGCTTCTCCGTGGCCGATCAGTTCGGCAACGTCGTCACTTCGACCAACACGATCAATTTCTTCATGGGGTCTTCGGTGTTCGTGCCCGAGTACGGTTTCCTGATCAACGACGAGATGGACGACTTCGCTTCCAATCCGGAAAGCGTCAACGCCCCCGAACCCGGCAAGCGCCCTCTGTCCTGCATGAGCCCCACGATCGTGCTCGATCCCGAAGGGCGTCCTTTCATGAGCATCGGTTCGCCCGGAGCGACCCGCATCATCACCGCCGTAGCTCAGTGCATCATGAACGCCGTCGATCACGGTATGACGATGGACGAGGCGATCGAGGCGGCGCGCTTCCACAATCAGAGCGGCAACGAAATGAGAACCGAAAACGATCGCTACGACAAAGCGCTTCTTGACACGCTCGAACTGATGGGCTACAAGATCTCGCTGCAGGAACCGCTGTACACCGGCGGCGCCCAGGGCATCATGTTCAACTGGAACGCCAAGGGCACCGACAAGTTCCTCAACGGCGGCGCCGACAGCCGTCGTTTGGGAGCGGCCGTCGGCTTCTAG
- a CDS encoding TAXI family TRAP transporter solute-binding subunit, producing MKKSRVLAVALAGLFAASTAFAASQFIMGTGGTSGTYYPLGGAISQIITDHSGGKVACVAQATGASVENLNLLNAGDIDLALVQNDTADYAKRGVMFFKAPLANVTGICRIYPEHIQVAVNADSAIKSLEDFKGKNISVGAPGSGNEANARQIFGEIGLFDGANYVGFTPHFLSYAEATSHFKDRLIDGFTFTTGAPNSGIQEIVTTQPLRFLEIKDKLRDDIIAKYPFFAPALIEKGTYSGLDHDVETIAVQACLVARRDMSEDEAYAVTKAIFENLEALGNAHAKGKNLTLEHALDGMTLDIHPGALKYYKEVGLVK from the coding sequence ATGAAGAAATCAAGAGTTTTGGCAGTTGCGCTCGCGGGGCTTTTTGCCGCTTCGACGGCTTTTGCGGCCAGCCAGTTCATCATGGGCACGGGCGGCACGTCGGGGACCTATTATCCTCTGGGCGGCGCCATCTCCCAGATCATCACCGACCATTCCGGCGGCAAGGTTGCCTGCGTAGCCCAGGCGACGGGGGCTTCCGTCGAGAATCTGAATCTGCTCAACGCCGGCGACATCGACCTGGCTCTGGTGCAGAACGATACTGCCGATTACGCCAAGCGCGGCGTGATGTTCTTCAAGGCGCCGCTGGCGAACGTGACCGGCATCTGCCGCATTTATCCCGAGCACATTCAGGTTGCCGTCAACGCCGACAGCGCCATCAAGTCGCTGGAGGACTTCAAGGGCAAGAATATTTCCGTCGGCGCGCCCGGCTCCGGCAACGAAGCGAACGCCCGCCAGATTTTCGGCGAGATCGGCCTGTTTGACGGCGCCAATTACGTAGGGTTTACGCCTCACTTCCTGTCCTACGCCGAGGCCACGTCGCACTTCAAGGATCGCCTGATCGACGGTTTCACCTTCACGACCGGCGCTCCCAACTCGGGCATTCAGGAGATCGTCACGACGCAGCCTCTGCGTTTCCTCGAGATCAAGGACAAGCTTCGCGACGACATCATTGCCAAATATCCGTTCTTCGCCCCCGCGCTGATCGAGAAGGGGACGTACAGCGGGCTTGATCACGATGTCGAGACTATCGCCGTGCAGGCGTGCCTTGTGGCCCGCCGCGACATGTCGGAAGACGAAGCCTACGCCGTCACCAAGGCGATCTTCGAGAATCTCGAGGCGCTTGGCAACGCGCACGCCAAGGGCAAGAATCTGACGCTTGAGCACGCTCTTGACGGCATGACGCTTGACATTCACCCCGGCGCTCTGAAGTACTACAAGGAAGTCGGCCTGGTCAAGTAA
- a CDS encoding DUF1850 domain-containing protein, giving the protein MTDERGTVVYLRPVKLGERYTVRFIHSVARRPVDEIYEIAPGCSILRETVYDMMGAGLPTEPLDGQTFTVEDGAYHIRGFHLRLPAVTYRISKVVADHTLCVGKDEFRLKQWVFAPGKPLTFTVHEGNLCELLKFKCRSML; this is encoded by the coding sequence GTGACGGATGAACGGGGGACGGTGGTCTATCTGCGTCCGGTAAAACTGGGAGAGCGCTACACGGTGCGTTTTATCCATTCGGTGGCACGGCGCCCGGTGGACGAGATCTACGAGATCGCCCCGGGCTGTTCCATCCTGCGCGAAACGGTTTATGACATGATGGGCGCGGGGCTGCCGACGGAGCCTCTGGACGGCCAGACGTTCACGGTGGAGGACGGCGCATACCACATCAGGGGTTTTCATCTGAGGCTCCCCGCGGTGACCTACCGCATCAGCAAGGTCGTGGCGGATCACACGCTGTGTGTCGGGAAGGATGAATTCAGGCTGAAGCAGTGGGTGTTCGCCCCGGGGAAGCCGCTGACGTTCACGGTCCACGAAGGGAATCTGTGCGAACTGCTGAAGTTTAAATGTCGGAGCATGTTGTAG
- a CDS encoding TRAP transporter permease, whose protein sequence is MDEMKKESGATELPQEKKQLNADTVAGDQSAVQENLEKYDTESRYRRPDGFWGKAIKLICIVFSLFQFYTAGFGVLPAQIQRPLHVFFTFVLIFLLYPSFASFSRKTMHWLDVVLAVLAGSTMIYLVVNYEAILYRGGLPTTFDLIFGALAILFTFEAARRIVGLPIVLVALVFVLYAHFGKIMPGFLAHRGFSWTRIVNHMYLTTEGILGSPVGVSSTFVFMFILFGAFLNKTGLGKFFIDLALAAAGHQAGGPAKVAVISSAFFGTISGSSVANTVTTGTFTIPLMKSIGYLPHFAGAVEAASSTGGQLMPPIMGAAAFIMSDFIGVPYITIAIAAVLPALLYYMAVFIMIHMEAKRLGLRGLPKEQLPNTKKIFLAGGHLLIPLFVIVYMLIKGYTPLKAAFYSILWTVAVAMCRKNTRMKLSDIIAAFDEGARSALGVAAACACAGLVIGSVTLTGIGLKLANGIVSLAGGHLFFTLVLTMITSILLGMGLPTTAKYIVLASMAAPAIQKFGVPVLAAHMFIFYYGIIADLTPPVALAAYAGAGIAGANPMRTGFTALRLAVAGFLIPYFFVYSPELLMINASVANTTVPVVTAILGTVLLSFAAAGYWLRNLNLFERAVIFAASLLLIQPGWMTDVIGAGVGVAMYLLQKMTLKNRA, encoded by the coding sequence ATGGATGAAATGAAGAAAGAGTCAGGCGCGACAGAGCTGCCGCAAGAGAAAAAGCAGCTGAATGCCGACACGGTGGCCGGCGACCAGAGCGCAGTCCAGGAGAATCTCGAAAAGTACGATACGGAATCGCGGTACCGTCGCCCGGATGGTTTCTGGGGCAAGGCGATCAAGCTCATCTGCATCGTTTTTTCTCTGTTCCAGTTCTATACGGCCGGTTTCGGCGTGCTGCCGGCGCAGATTCAGCGTCCTCTGCACGTGTTCTTCACGTTCGTGCTGATTTTCCTGCTGTATCCTTCGTTCGCGTCGTTCTCCAGAAAGACGATGCATTGGCTCGACGTGGTGCTGGCCGTTCTTGCCGGTTCGACGATGATCTACCTTGTCGTCAATTACGAGGCGATCCTGTACCGCGGCGGGCTGCCCACGACGTTCGACCTGATCTTCGGCGCTCTGGCGATCCTGTTCACGTTCGAAGCGGCGCGCCGCATCGTCGGGCTGCCGATCGTGCTTGTCGCCCTGGTCTTCGTGCTCTACGCCCATTTCGGCAAGATCATGCCCGGCTTCCTCGCTCACCGCGGTTTCAGCTGGACGCGCATCGTCAACCACATGTACCTGACCACTGAAGGGATTCTTGGCTCGCCCGTCGGCGTTTCTTCGACCTTCGTCTTCATGTTCATCCTGTTTGGCGCTTTCCTGAACAAGACCGGGCTGGGCAAGTTCTTCATCGATCTGGCCCTTGCCGCGGCCGGGCATCAGGCCGGCGGCCCGGCCAAAGTGGCCGTCATCTCGTCGGCGTTCTTCGGCACCATTTCCGGCAGTTCCGTGGCCAACACGGTGACGACGGGAACGTTCACGATCCCGCTGATGAAGAGCATCGGTTACCTGCCGCACTTTGCCGGCGCCGTCGAAGCGGCGTCGTCCACGGGCGGCCAGCTGATGCCCCCGATCATGGGGGCGGCGGCTTTTATCATGTCCGACTTCATCGGCGTGCCCTACATCACGATCGCCATTGCCGCCGTGCTTCCCGCCCTGCTCTATTACATGGCCGTGTTCATCATGATCCACATGGAAGCCAAGCGCCTCGGCCTGCGGGGGCTGCCCAAAGAGCAGCTGCCCAACACGAAGAAGATCTTCCTGGCCGGCGGGCACCTGCTCATCCCGCTGTTCGTCATCGTTTACATGCTGATCAAAGGCTATACGCCGCTGAAGGCCGCGTTCTACAGCATCCTCTGGACGGTGGCCGTGGCCATGTGCCGCAAGAACACGCGCATGAAGCTGAGCGACATCATCGCCGCTTTCGACGAAGGCGCCCGCAGCGCTCTCGGCGTCGCCGCGGCCTGCGCCTGCGCCGGCCTCGTGATCGGCTCCGTGACGCTGACCGGCATCGGCCTGAAGCTTGCCAACGGCATTGTTTCGCTGGCGGGCGGGCATTTGTTCTTCACGCTGGTGCTGACCATGATCACGTCGATCTTGCTCGGCATGGGGCTGCCCACGACCGCCAAGTACATCGTGCTGGCTTCGATGGCCGCGCCCGCCATTCAGAAGTTCGGCGTGCCCGTGCTGGCGGCGCATATGTTCATCTTCTACTACGGCATCATCGCCGACCTGACGCCGCCGGTCGCGCTGGCGGCCTACGCCGGCGCCGGCATCGCCGGAGCCAACCCGATGCGCACCGGTTTTACCGCCCTGCGTCTGGCCGTGGCCGGATTTTTGATTCCCTATTTCTTCGTTTACAGCCCCGAACTGCTGATGATCAACGCCTCCGTCGCCAACACGACCGTGCCGGTCGTGACGGCGATCCTCGGCACCGTGCTGCTGTCCTTCGCGGCGGCGGGCTACTGGCTGCGCAATCTGAACCTGTTCGAGCGCGCCGTGATCTTCGCCGCTTCGCTGCTGCTGATCCAGCCTGGCTGGATGACCGACGTGATCGGCGCCGGCGTCGGCGTGGCGATGTATCTGCTTCAAAAGATGACGCTGAAAAACAGGGCGTGA
- the pepT gene encoding peptidase T codes for MSSLVDRFIRYVKIDTQSAEGQNCVPSTPCQHDLAKVLGEELRSLGLSDVTVTENAYVCATLPANCEGAPAIGFCAHIDTALEVTGKNVKPRLVENYDGGDVVLNAAENVVLSPKVFPELNDHKGETLIVTDGTTLLGADDKAGVAEIMTAVEHMVRHPEFKHGKIVVCFCPDEEIGHGAKFWDLEKYGADFAYTVDGGGTGTFSYETFNAAQAHVKIKGVAVHPGTAKNKMINAAMVAMEFAASLPPAETPPHTELYEGYYHMTGIAGGVEEAEMTYIIRDHDTAKFEARKEHFQLLVRQLNERWGRELAELEMHDQYYNMAVPLQKRMDIVNTALKAYEMAGVTPKIIAARGGTDGSQLSFRGLLTPNLFIGGYNCHGKYEYAVVGAMEKCVKVILNIVQLYAEGKQVK; via the coding sequence ATGTCTTCACTGGTTGATCGCTTTATCCGCTACGTCAAAATCGACACGCAGTCGGCCGAAGGGCAGAATTGCGTGCCCAGCACGCCCTGCCAGCACGATCTCGCCAAAGTCCTCGGCGAAGAGCTGCGCAGCCTCGGCCTCAGCGACGTGACGGTCACCGAGAACGCTTACGTTTGCGCCACTCTGCCCGCCAACTGCGAGGGCGCGCCCGCCATCGGCTTTTGCGCCCACATCGACACGGCCCTCGAAGTGACCGGCAAAAACGTCAAACCCCGCCTCGTCGAGAACTACGACGGCGGCGACGTCGTGCTGAACGCCGCCGAGAACGTGGTGCTGTCGCCGAAAGTTTTTCCCGAGCTGAACGACCACAAGGGCGAGACGCTGATCGTCACCGACGGCACCACGCTGCTCGGCGCCGACGACAAGGCCGGCGTCGCCGAGATCATGACCGCCGTCGAGCACATGGTGCGGCATCCCGAATTCAAACACGGCAAAATCGTGGTCTGTTTCTGCCCCGACGAGGAGATCGGCCACGGCGCCAAGTTCTGGGATCTGGAAAAATACGGCGCCGACTTCGCCTACACCGTCGACGGCGGCGGCACGGGGACCTTCTCTTACGAGACGTTCAACGCCGCCCAGGCGCACGTGAAGATCAAGGGTGTCGCCGTCCATCCCGGCACCGCCAAGAACAAGATGATCAACGCCGCCATGGTGGCCATGGAGTTCGCTGCCTCGCTGCCGCCCGCCGAGACGCCGCCCCACACGGAGCTGTACGAGGGGTACTACCACATGACCGGGATCGCAGGCGGCGTGGAAGAGGCGGAGATGACCTACATCATCCGCGACCACGACACCGCCAAGTTCGAGGCGCGCAAAGAACATTTCCAGCTGCTCGTGCGCCAGCTCAACGAACGCTGGGGCCGCGAACTGGCCGAGCTGGAAATGCACGACCAGTATTACAACATGGCCGTGCCGCTGCAGAAGCGCATGGACATCGTCAACACCGCGCTGAAAGCCTACGAGATGGCCGGCGTCACGCCGAAGATCATCGCCGCTCGCGGCGGCACCGACGGCTCGCAGCTCTCCTTCCGCGGCCTGCTCACGCCCAATCTCTTCATCGGCGGCTACAACTGCCACGGCAAGTACGAATACGCCGTGGTCGGCGCCATGGAAAAATGCGTCAAGGTCATCCTCAACATCGTCCAGCTGTACGCCGAAGGCAAACAGGTCAAATAA
- a CDS encoding oligopeptide/dipeptide ABC transporter ATP-binding protein: MTEQLNNQPMVVVNHLKKYFNTPRGLLHAVDDVSFFVNRGETLGLVGESGCGKSTLGRAMIRLLEPTSGEVKFWGRDIVGLSKGEMKEMRKKVQIVFQDPYSCLNPRLSVSELIAEPLIVNKICSSRKEMNDRITKLMDTVGLARRLIGAYPHELDGGRRQRIGIARSLALDPEFIVLDEPVSALDVCIQAQVLNLLNQLQKENNYTYVFISHNLSVVKHLSDRIAVMYLGKIVELTDYKTTFKNPLHPYTQALLSAIPIPKVGQKRNRIILEGDVPSPVNPPQGCRFAGRCRFAQDVCRQQSPELNEYEPNHFVACHFTGKLQYAR, from the coding sequence ATGACTGAACAGCTGAACAACCAGCCCATGGTAGTTGTCAACCACCTGAAGAAGTACTTCAACACGCCGCGCGGTCTGCTCCATGCGGTCGACGACGTTTCTTTCTTCGTCAACCGCGGCGAGACGCTGGGATTGGTCGGCGAATCCGGCTGCGGCAAGTCCACGCTCGGCCGCGCCATGATCCGCCTGCTGGAACCGACTTCCGGCGAAGTGAAGTTCTGGGGACGCGACATCGTCGGCCTGAGCAAGGGCGAAATGAAAGAAATGCGCAAAAAGGTCCAGATCGTTTTCCAGGATCCCTACTCCTGCCTGAACCCCCGCCTTTCCGTTTCCGAACTGATCGCCGAACCGCTGATCGTCAACAAGATCTGCTCCAGCCGCAAAGAAATGAACGACCGCATCACCAAGCTGATGGACACGGTCGGCCTGGCCCGCCGCCTGATCGGCGCCTACCCTCACGAACTGGACGGCGGCCGCCGCCAGCGCATCGGCATCGCCCGCTCGCTGGCGCTCGATCCCGAGTTCATCGTCCTCGACGAACCCGTTTCCGCCCTCGACGTGTGCATCCAGGCTCAGGTGCTCAATCTTCTCAACCAGCTGCAGAAGGAGAACAACTACACCTACGTGTTCATCTCCCACAATCTCAGCGTCGTCAAGCACCTCTCCGACCGCATCGCCGTCATGTATCTGGGCAAGATCGTGGAGCTGACGGACTACAAGACCACCTTCAAGAATCCCCTGCATCCCTACACGCAGGCGCTGCTGTCGGCCATTCCCATCCCCAAGGTGGGACAGAAACGCAACCGCATCATCCTCGAAGGCGACGTGCCCAGCCCCGTCAACCCGCCCCAGGGCTGCCGCTTCGCCGGCCGCTGCCGTTTCGCCCAGGACGTCTGCCGCCAGCAGTCACCCGAGCTGAACGAGTACGAGCCGAACCATTTCGTGGCCTGCCATTTCACCGGCAAGCTCCAGTACGCCCGTTAA